From a region of the Vanessa atalanta chromosome 13, ilVanAtal1.2, whole genome shotgun sequence genome:
- the LOC125068457 gene encoding perilipin-4-like isoform X4 gives MFSGIAGAFRSIGEKTASLFERKKKDAEQIAQEKVAEAAHVVEEQVKKAGELVGGAEKTASDAANSAANAKHSAIDALDKELSKVSLAAGEAKDAADKALADGKKVVDTTKDTISTTVDNTKKAAESAINTAKDTVSHVVQSTIDTTQKTAQSTIESGKTYAASAKDSVVNTIQSTVDTTQKIGQSAVETGKSYAISAKDTAADAIQNTVDSTKKTGQTAFTASKDYVASAKDSVANTVQSTVDASKATAQSTFDTSKQYATSAKDTLVSNIQSTVETTQIVANSALETGKDYATIAKDTVSNTVVGAQKSAQSTFETGKSYVAGAKDTVASTFESAVDTTQKTGQSALETGKSYATSAKESVASSIQSTVDTTQKTAQSLFDSGKTYASSAKDSVASSIHSTVDTTQKTAQSLVDSGKSYASSAKDTVADAVNNTVEGTKNIANSTTETAKSYVESAKDSAQNSYQSALDFSKSYAFSAYDIGKSYLDSAKDTVASTVDSTVKAAHSSVETGKSYVDTAKDTVASSVHSTVDSTKTVAASALDKGSALIGGVKDTVASTVHSTVDTTKNVAASAVDKGVSLVETVKGTAASTVDATKNVAASVVDKSTSLIGSAKDNLASTIHTTVDTTKNVAATAFDKGSSLVGSAKDTVASTVQSTVDSTKNVATSAVDKGASLVEAAKGTVASTIDTTKNVASSAVDKGFSIVGTAKDTVASTVNTTVDATKSVAASAVDKGSSLVGSAKDTVSNTVQNTLDSTKSVAGSVYDKSASIVIGAKDIFSSKTEGAKDSAESSVNNVKETAQELDDTINATVDTTKKTAEEAKAQALKAAEDAKEKARLAAEAAKEEAKRAANAAVEESKKAAEKAAADASNAVQSTVDNTFKRVENAADQGLKNAGQVVDAKIKDADKFLNDKRDALVSNFSSAAHDGAEGAAGLLSKGLAAFPK, from the exons GAGCGTTCCGAAGCATCGGAGAGAAGACAGCATCTCTCTTCGAGAGGAAGAAGAAGGATGCAGAACAGATCGCTCAGGAGAAAGTAGCAGAAGCCGCCCATGTTGTTGAAGAACAAGTTAAGAAGGCTGGAGAACTCGTCGGCGGAGCTGAGAAGACGGCGTCTGATGCTGCTAACTCCG CTGCAAACGCAAAACACTCGGCGATTGACGCGCTGGATAAAGAATTATCGAAAGTTTCGCTTGCTGCCGGTGAAGCTAAGGATGCTGCCGACAAAGCCTTAGCCGATGGGAAGAAGGTGGTCGACACTACTAAAG atACTATTTCAACAACAGTAGATAATACGAAAAAGGCAGCTGAATCAGCTATAAACACTGCTAAAG ATACAGTATCACATGTAGTTCAAAGCACTATAGATACAACACAAAAAACTGCACAATCCACAATAGAATCTGGGAAGACGTACGCAGCTAGTGCTAAAG ATTCAGTAGTGAACACAATTCAAAGCACTGTAGATACCACGCAAAAAATCGGACAATCCGCTGTAGAAACTGGCAAATCCTACGCTATAAGTGCTAAAG ataCAGCAGCTGATGCAATTCAAAACACGGTAGATAGCACTAAAAAAACAGGCCAAACTGCATTCACAGCTAGCAAAGATTACGTTGCTTCTGCAAAAG ATTCAGTAGCAAATACCGTACAAAGTACAGTAGATGCATCAAAGGCCACAGCACAATCTACGTTTGATACTAGCAAACAATATGCTACAAGTGCGAAAG atACACTTGTAAGTAATATTCAAAGCACAGTAGAGACAACACAAATAGTAGCTAATTCCGCACTTGAAACAGGCAAAGATTACGCAACGATTGCAAAAG ATACAGTGTCAAACACTGTAGTAGGTGCACAAAAAAGTGCTCAGTCAACATTCGAAACCGGCAAATCTTATGTCGCCGGTGCCAaag aCACAGTAGCAAGTACGTTTGAAAGTGCAGTAGATACTACACAAAAAACAGGTCAATCTGCGCTTGAAACAGGGAAATCCTACGCCACAAGCGCAAAAG aatcTGTTGCAAGTAGCATTCAAAGCACTGTTGACACAACACAAAAAACAGCACAGTCTCTTTTTGATTCTGGTAAAACATATGCATCTAGTGCTAAAG ATTCTGTTGCAAGTAGTATTCATAGCACTGTTGACACAACACAAAAAACAGCACAGTCGCTTGTTGATTCTGGTAAATCATACGCTTCTAGTGCCAAAG ATACTGTAGCAGATGCGGTTAATAATACGGTTGAAGGAACCAAAAATATCGCTAATTCAACTACAGAAACAGCTAAATCGTACGTGGAAAGCGCTAAAG ATTCAGCCCAAAACTCATATCAATCTGCATTGGATTTCTCGAAGAGTTATGCGTTTTCTGCTTACGATATCGGAAAATCTTACCTAGATAGTGCTAAAG ATACAGTAGCGAGTACAGTAGATAGTACAGTCAAAGCTGCTCATAGTTCTGTCGAAACAGGAAAATCTTATGTGGATACAGCCAAAG ATACCGTAGCGAGCTCCGTTCATTCAACTGTTGATAGTACTAAAACTGTAGCGGCATCAGCGCTTGATAAAGGTTCAGCTTTGATAGGAGGCGTTAAAG ATACAGTAGCAAGTACTGTGCACTCAACAGTAGATACAACAAAAAATGTAGCAGCATCCGCTGTAGATAAGGGAGTTTCGCTAGTAGAAACCGTAAAAG GTACAGCTGCAAGTACTGTAGATGCAACTAAAAATGTTGCTGCGTCTGTTGTTGATAAGAGCACATCACTTATAGGAAGCGCTAAAG ATAATCTAGCAAGCACCATACACACGACAGTAGATACCACTAAAAATGTAGCAGCGACAGCTTTCGATAAAGGCTCATCATTAGTAGGATCAGCTAAag ATACTGTAGCAAGCACTGTTCAATCCACTGTCGATTCAACTAAAAACGTTGCAACATCTGCCGTCGATAAAGGCGCTTCATTAGTAGAGGCTGCTAAAG GAACCGTGGCAAGCACAATAGACACCACGAAAAATGTCGCATCATCCGCAGTAGATAAAGGTTTTTCTATAGTTGGCACAGCTAAAG ACACTGTAGCGAGCACTGTTAATACTACCGTAGACGCAACTAAGAGCGTAGCAGCATCAGCTGTCGATAAAGGATCATCCCTTGTAGGATCAGCTAAAG atACCGTATCAAATACAGTTCAAAATACATTAGACTCAACCAAGAGTGTAGCTGGATCGGTTTATGATAAGAGCGCTTCAATTGTGATCGGCGCTAAAG ATATATTCTCAAGCAAGACCGAAGGTGCAAAAGATTCTGCTGAATCGTCAGTAAATAATGTTAAGGAAACCGCCCAGGAATTAGACG aCACGATCAACGCTACAGTAGACACGACGAAGAAGACTGCAGAAGAAGCCAAGGCTCAGGCTCTGAAAGCCGCTGAAGACGCAAAGGAGAAGGCTAGATTAGCCGCTGAGGCCGCTAAGGAGGAGGCTAAGAGGGCTGCCA ATGCTGCCGTTGAAGAGTCTAAAAAAGCGGCAGAGAAGGCGGCGGCGGATGCCAGTAACGCCGTGCAGAGCACCGTCGACAACACCTTCAAGAGAGTAGAGAACGCTGCTGACCAGGGCTTAAAGAACGCGGGACAAGTAGTCGACGCTAAAATCAAGGACGCCGACAAGTTCCTGAACGACAAACGTGACGCG CTGGTATCGAACTTTTCGAGCGCAGCGCACGACGGAGCCGAAGGCGCTGCGGGTTTGCTTAGCAAGGGGCTGGCTGCCTTCCCCAAATAA
- the LOC125068457 gene encoding perilipin-4-like isoform X3, with protein MFSGIAGAFRSIGEKTASLFERKKKDAEQIAQEKVAEAAHVVEEQVKKAGELVGGAEKTASDAANSAANAKHSAIDALDKELSKVSLAAGEAKDAADKALADGKKVVDTTKDTISTTVDNTKKAAESAINTAKDTVSHVVQSTIDTTQKTAQSTIESGKTYAASAKDSVVNTIQSTVDTTQKIGQSAVETGKSYAISAKDTAADAIQNTVDSTKKTGQTAFTASKDYVASAKDSVANTVQSTVDASKATAQSTFDTSKQYATSAKDTLVSNIQSTVETTQIVANSALETGKDYATIAKDTVSNTVVGAQKSAQSTFETGKSYVAGAKDTVASTFESAVDTTQKTGQSALETGKSYATSAKESVASSIQSTVDTTQKTAQSLFDSGKTYASSAKDSVASSIHSTVDTTQKTAQSLVDSGKSYASSAKDTVADAVNNTVEGTKNIANSTTETAKSYVESAKDSAQNSYQSALDFSKSYAFSAYDIGKSYLDSAKDTVASTVDSTVKAAHSSVETGKSYVDTAKDTVASSVHSTVDSTKTVAASALDKGSALIGGVKDTVASTVHSTVDTTKNVAASAVDKGVSLVETVKGTAASTVDATKNVAASVVDKSTSLIGSAKDNLASTIHTTVDTTKNVAATAFDKGSSLVGSAKDTVASTVQSTVDSTKNVATSAVDKGASLVEAAKGTVASTIDTTKNVASSAVDKGFSIVGTAKDTVASTVNTTVDATKSVAASAVDKGSSLVGSAKDTVASTLDTTKNVASTAVDKGLSFVGTAKDTVSNTVQNTLDSTKSVAGSVYDKSASIVIGAKDTINATVDTTKKTAEEAKAQALKAAEDAKEKARLAAEAAKEEAKRAANAAVEESKKAAEKAAADASNAVQSTVDNTFKRVENAADQGLKNAGQVVDAKIKDADKFLNDKRDALVSNFSSAAHDGAEGAAGLLSKGLAAFPK; from the exons GAGCGTTCCGAAGCATCGGAGAGAAGACAGCATCTCTCTTCGAGAGGAAGAAGAAGGATGCAGAACAGATCGCTCAGGAGAAAGTAGCAGAAGCCGCCCATGTTGTTGAAGAACAAGTTAAGAAGGCTGGAGAACTCGTCGGCGGAGCTGAGAAGACGGCGTCTGATGCTGCTAACTCCG CTGCAAACGCAAAACACTCGGCGATTGACGCGCTGGATAAAGAATTATCGAAAGTTTCGCTTGCTGCCGGTGAAGCTAAGGATGCTGCCGACAAAGCCTTAGCCGATGGGAAGAAGGTGGTCGACACTACTAAAG atACTATTTCAACAACAGTAGATAATACGAAAAAGGCAGCTGAATCAGCTATAAACACTGCTAAAG ATACAGTATCACATGTAGTTCAAAGCACTATAGATACAACACAAAAAACTGCACAATCCACAATAGAATCTGGGAAGACGTACGCAGCTAGTGCTAAAG ATTCAGTAGTGAACACAATTCAAAGCACTGTAGATACCACGCAAAAAATCGGACAATCCGCTGTAGAAACTGGCAAATCCTACGCTATAAGTGCTAAAG ataCAGCAGCTGATGCAATTCAAAACACGGTAGATAGCACTAAAAAAACAGGCCAAACTGCATTCACAGCTAGCAAAGATTACGTTGCTTCTGCAAAAG ATTCAGTAGCAAATACCGTACAAAGTACAGTAGATGCATCAAAGGCCACAGCACAATCTACGTTTGATACTAGCAAACAATATGCTACAAGTGCGAAAG atACACTTGTAAGTAATATTCAAAGCACAGTAGAGACAACACAAATAGTAGCTAATTCCGCACTTGAAACAGGCAAAGATTACGCAACGATTGCAAAAG ATACAGTGTCAAACACTGTAGTAGGTGCACAAAAAAGTGCTCAGTCAACATTCGAAACCGGCAAATCTTATGTCGCCGGTGCCAaag aCACAGTAGCAAGTACGTTTGAAAGTGCAGTAGATACTACACAAAAAACAGGTCAATCTGCGCTTGAAACAGGGAAATCCTACGCCACAAGCGCAAAAG aatcTGTTGCAAGTAGCATTCAAAGCACTGTTGACACAACACAAAAAACAGCACAGTCTCTTTTTGATTCTGGTAAAACATATGCATCTAGTGCTAAAG ATTCTGTTGCAAGTAGTATTCATAGCACTGTTGACACAACACAAAAAACAGCACAGTCGCTTGTTGATTCTGGTAAATCATACGCTTCTAGTGCCAAAG ATACTGTAGCAGATGCGGTTAATAATACGGTTGAAGGAACCAAAAATATCGCTAATTCAACTACAGAAACAGCTAAATCGTACGTGGAAAGCGCTAAAG ATTCAGCCCAAAACTCATATCAATCTGCATTGGATTTCTCGAAGAGTTATGCGTTTTCTGCTTACGATATCGGAAAATCTTACCTAGATAGTGCTAAAG ATACAGTAGCGAGTACAGTAGATAGTACAGTCAAAGCTGCTCATAGTTCTGTCGAAACAGGAAAATCTTATGTGGATACAGCCAAAG ATACCGTAGCGAGCTCCGTTCATTCAACTGTTGATAGTACTAAAACTGTAGCGGCATCAGCGCTTGATAAAGGTTCAGCTTTGATAGGAGGCGTTAAAG ATACAGTAGCAAGTACTGTGCACTCAACAGTAGATACAACAAAAAATGTAGCAGCATCCGCTGTAGATAAGGGAGTTTCGCTAGTAGAAACCGTAAAAG GTACAGCTGCAAGTACTGTAGATGCAACTAAAAATGTTGCTGCGTCTGTTGTTGATAAGAGCACATCACTTATAGGAAGCGCTAAAG ATAATCTAGCAAGCACCATACACACGACAGTAGATACCACTAAAAATGTAGCAGCGACAGCTTTCGATAAAGGCTCATCATTAGTAGGATCAGCTAAag ATACTGTAGCAAGCACTGTTCAATCCACTGTCGATTCAACTAAAAACGTTGCAACATCTGCCGTCGATAAAGGCGCTTCATTAGTAGAGGCTGCTAAAG GAACCGTGGCAAGCACAATAGACACCACGAAAAATGTCGCATCATCCGCAGTAGATAAAGGTTTTTCTATAGTTGGCACAGCTAAAG ACACTGTAGCGAGCACTGTTAATACTACCGTAGACGCAACTAAGAGCGTAGCAGCATCAGCTGTCGATAAAGGATCATCCCTTGTAGGATCAGCTAAAG ATACTGTAGCCAGTACATTAGATACAACAAAAAATGTTGCCTCAACGGCTGTAGATAAGGGACTTTCGTTTGTCGGTACTGCTAAAG atACCGTATCAAATACAGTTCAAAATACATTAGACTCAACCAAGAGTGTAGCTGGATCGGTTTATGATAAGAGCGCTTCAATTGTGATCGGCGCTAAAG aCACGATCAACGCTACAGTAGACACGACGAAGAAGACTGCAGAAGAAGCCAAGGCTCAGGCTCTGAAAGCCGCTGAAGACGCAAAGGAGAAGGCTAGATTAGCCGCTGAGGCCGCTAAGGAGGAGGCTAAGAGGGCTGCCA ATGCTGCCGTTGAAGAGTCTAAAAAAGCGGCAGAGAAGGCGGCGGCGGATGCCAGTAACGCCGTGCAGAGCACCGTCGACAACACCTTCAAGAGAGTAGAGAACGCTGCTGACCAGGGCTTAAAGAACGCGGGACAAGTAGTCGACGCTAAAATCAAGGACGCCGACAAGTTCCTGAACGACAAACGTGACGCG CTGGTATCGAACTTTTCGAGCGCAGCGCACGACGGAGCCGAAGGCGCTGCGGGTTTGCTTAGCAAGGGGCTGGCTGCCTTCCCCAAATAA
- the LOC125068457 gene encoding perilipin-4-like isoform X10, with product MFSGIAGAFRSIGEKTASLFERKKKDAEQIAQEKVAEAAHVVEEQVKKAGELVGGAEKTASDAANSAANAKHSAIDALDKELSKVSLAAGEAKDAADKALADGKKVVDTTKDTISTTVDNTKKAAESAINTAKDTVSHVVQSTIDTTQKTAQSTIESGKTYAASAKDSVVNTIQSTVDTTQKIGQSAVETGKSYAISAKDTAADAIQNTVDSTKKTGQTAFTASKDYVASAKDSVANTVQSTVDASKATAQSTFDTSKQYATSAKDTLVSNIQSTVETTQIVANSALETGKDYATIAKDTVSNTVVGAQKSAQSTFETGKSYVAGAKDSVASSIHSTVDTTQKTAQSLVDSGKSYASSAKDTVADAVNNTVEGTKNIANSTTETAKSYVESAKDSAQNSYQSALDFSKSYAFSAYDIGKSYLDSAKDTVASTVDSTVKAAHSSVETGKSYVDTAKDTVASSVHSTVDSTKTVAASALDKGSALIGGVKDTVASTVHSTVDTTKNVAASAVDKGVSLVETVKGTAASTVDATKNVAASVVDKSTSLIGSAKDNLASTIHTTVDTTKNVAATAFDKGSSLVGSAKDTVASTVQSTVDSTKNVATSAVDKGASLVEAAKGTVASTIDTTKNVASSAVDKGFSIVGTAKDTVASTVNTTVDATKSVAASAVDKGSSLVGSAKDTVASTLDTTKNVASTAVDKGLSFVGTAKDTVSNTVQNTLDSTKSVAGSVYDKSASIVIGAKDIFSSKTEGAKDSAESSVNNVKETAQELDDTINATVDTTKKTAEEAKAQALKAAEDAKEKARLAAEAAKEEAKRAANAAVEESKKAAEKAAADASNAVQSTVDNTFKRVENAADQGLKNAGQVVDAKIKDADKFLNDKRDALVSNFSSAAHDGAEGAAGLLSKGLAAFPK from the exons GAGCGTTCCGAAGCATCGGAGAGAAGACAGCATCTCTCTTCGAGAGGAAGAAGAAGGATGCAGAACAGATCGCTCAGGAGAAAGTAGCAGAAGCCGCCCATGTTGTTGAAGAACAAGTTAAGAAGGCTGGAGAACTCGTCGGCGGAGCTGAGAAGACGGCGTCTGATGCTGCTAACTCCG CTGCAAACGCAAAACACTCGGCGATTGACGCGCTGGATAAAGAATTATCGAAAGTTTCGCTTGCTGCCGGTGAAGCTAAGGATGCTGCCGACAAAGCCTTAGCCGATGGGAAGAAGGTGGTCGACACTACTAAAG atACTATTTCAACAACAGTAGATAATACGAAAAAGGCAGCTGAATCAGCTATAAACACTGCTAAAG ATACAGTATCACATGTAGTTCAAAGCACTATAGATACAACACAAAAAACTGCACAATCCACAATAGAATCTGGGAAGACGTACGCAGCTAGTGCTAAAG ATTCAGTAGTGAACACAATTCAAAGCACTGTAGATACCACGCAAAAAATCGGACAATCCGCTGTAGAAACTGGCAAATCCTACGCTATAAGTGCTAAAG ataCAGCAGCTGATGCAATTCAAAACACGGTAGATAGCACTAAAAAAACAGGCCAAACTGCATTCACAGCTAGCAAAGATTACGTTGCTTCTGCAAAAG ATTCAGTAGCAAATACCGTACAAAGTACAGTAGATGCATCAAAGGCCACAGCACAATCTACGTTTGATACTAGCAAACAATATGCTACAAGTGCGAAAG atACACTTGTAAGTAATATTCAAAGCACAGTAGAGACAACACAAATAGTAGCTAATTCCGCACTTGAAACAGGCAAAGATTACGCAACGATTGCAAAAG ATACAGTGTCAAACACTGTAGTAGGTGCACAAAAAAGTGCTCAGTCAACATTCGAAACCGGCAAATCTTATGTCGCCGGTGCCAaag ATTCTGTTGCAAGTAGTATTCATAGCACTGTTGACACAACACAAAAAACAGCACAGTCGCTTGTTGATTCTGGTAAATCATACGCTTCTAGTGCCAAAG ATACTGTAGCAGATGCGGTTAATAATACGGTTGAAGGAACCAAAAATATCGCTAATTCAACTACAGAAACAGCTAAATCGTACGTGGAAAGCGCTAAAG ATTCAGCCCAAAACTCATATCAATCTGCATTGGATTTCTCGAAGAGTTATGCGTTTTCTGCTTACGATATCGGAAAATCTTACCTAGATAGTGCTAAAG ATACAGTAGCGAGTACAGTAGATAGTACAGTCAAAGCTGCTCATAGTTCTGTCGAAACAGGAAAATCTTATGTGGATACAGCCAAAG ATACCGTAGCGAGCTCCGTTCATTCAACTGTTGATAGTACTAAAACTGTAGCGGCATCAGCGCTTGATAAAGGTTCAGCTTTGATAGGAGGCGTTAAAG ATACAGTAGCAAGTACTGTGCACTCAACAGTAGATACAACAAAAAATGTAGCAGCATCCGCTGTAGATAAGGGAGTTTCGCTAGTAGAAACCGTAAAAG GTACAGCTGCAAGTACTGTAGATGCAACTAAAAATGTTGCTGCGTCTGTTGTTGATAAGAGCACATCACTTATAGGAAGCGCTAAAG ATAATCTAGCAAGCACCATACACACGACAGTAGATACCACTAAAAATGTAGCAGCGACAGCTTTCGATAAAGGCTCATCATTAGTAGGATCAGCTAAag ATACTGTAGCAAGCACTGTTCAATCCACTGTCGATTCAACTAAAAACGTTGCAACATCTGCCGTCGATAAAGGCGCTTCATTAGTAGAGGCTGCTAAAG GAACCGTGGCAAGCACAATAGACACCACGAAAAATGTCGCATCATCCGCAGTAGATAAAGGTTTTTCTATAGTTGGCACAGCTAAAG ACACTGTAGCGAGCACTGTTAATACTACCGTAGACGCAACTAAGAGCGTAGCAGCATCAGCTGTCGATAAAGGATCATCCCTTGTAGGATCAGCTAAAG ATACTGTAGCCAGTACATTAGATACAACAAAAAATGTTGCCTCAACGGCTGTAGATAAGGGACTTTCGTTTGTCGGTACTGCTAAAG atACCGTATCAAATACAGTTCAAAATACATTAGACTCAACCAAGAGTGTAGCTGGATCGGTTTATGATAAGAGCGCTTCAATTGTGATCGGCGCTAAAG ATATATTCTCAAGCAAGACCGAAGGTGCAAAAGATTCTGCTGAATCGTCAGTAAATAATGTTAAGGAAACCGCCCAGGAATTAGACG aCACGATCAACGCTACAGTAGACACGACGAAGAAGACTGCAGAAGAAGCCAAGGCTCAGGCTCTGAAAGCCGCTGAAGACGCAAAGGAGAAGGCTAGATTAGCCGCTGAGGCCGCTAAGGAGGAGGCTAAGAGGGCTGCCA ATGCTGCCGTTGAAGAGTCTAAAAAAGCGGCAGAGAAGGCGGCGGCGGATGCCAGTAACGCCGTGCAGAGCACCGTCGACAACACCTTCAAGAGAGTAGAGAACGCTGCTGACCAGGGCTTAAAGAACGCGGGACAAGTAGTCGACGCTAAAATCAAGGACGCCGACAAGTTCCTGAACGACAAACGTGACGCG CTGGTATCGAACTTTTCGAGCGCAGCGCACGACGGAGCCGAAGGCGCTGCGGGTTTGCTTAGCAAGGGGCTGGCTGCCTTCCCCAAATAA